The following proteins come from a genomic window of Triticum aestivum cultivar Chinese Spring chromosome 6A, IWGSC CS RefSeq v2.1, whole genome shotgun sequence:
- the LOC123129206 gene encoding zinc finger MYM-type protein 1: protein MAYIKHGAYHFKMDEYPPDESVTHPRKFQYHWFKSFPWLEYSPDKDAVYCFPCFLFCKKPLGKKGSDVFTVKGFKKWKRVNDGERCAFLTHMGKDSKSAHNYAAKCYDNLKNKPCHLEPLVVKQTDGDIKRNRLRLRVTVDSLRWLAFQACPFRGHDESLDSKNQGNFLEMVKLIASYDEEIGAVVLGNAPGNAKYTSPTIQKELLGIIASKVQSEIRKEIGDAKFCLLVDESRDESKREQMAVVIRFVDKPGFTRERFLDIVHVADTSSATLKEEISSVLVQHQLDVNNIRGQGYDGASNMRGEWNGLQAKFMEECPYAYYIHCFAHQLQLALVAASKEVADVHNFFDHLALVINTVVSSSKRHDELQANQVAEMEHLIELGELETGSGANQVGTLQRPCDTRWSSHYASVCSLVKLYKPTFLVLKSIATAKGSGTSPSARAKASGAVKLMMSFDFIFILHVMKELMGITDMLCKKLQQKSQDIVNAMDDVKTTKMLIQELRDNGWNKLKADVLSFCTKHGVQTPHFSELYVDFINSRAEDETTVEHHYRCDIFMVAVDQQAQELNCRFNKQATELLILCTSLDPKDSFRSFNIDNICSLASKFYPADFKEQEMNNLRCQLRHYENVVPTSPKFQNLTTISELCQRLASSGKSDEYYLIDRLIRLVLTLPVSTATTERAFSAMKLVKTRLRNKMEDGFLRDCLLIYIEKEIAVGISTDAIIDEFDEPPRRVPFS, encoded by the exons ATGGCATATATAAAGCATGGGGCATATCATTTTAAAATGGATGAGTATCCTCCCGATGAGTCGGTGACCCATCCACGCAAGTTTCAATATCATTGGTTTAAGAGCTTCCCTTGGTTAGAATATTCACCGGATAAAGATGCAGTCTACTGTTTTCCATGCTTTTTATTTTGTAAGAAGCCACTTGGAAAGAAAGGATCTGATGTGTTTACAGTGAAAGGATTCAAAAAATGGAAGAGAGTTAATGACGGAGAGAGATGTGCATTCTTAACTCACATGGGAAAGGACAGTAAATCTGCTCATAATTATGCTGCAAAATGTTATGATAATCTGAAGAATAAGCCATGTCATCTGGAACCATTAGTGGTGAAGCAAACAGATGGGGATATCAAAAGGAATAGGCTGCGTCTTAGAGTAACCGTTGATTCACTACGGTGGTTAGCATTCCAAGCTTGCCCCTTCCGAGGACATGATGAAAGTCTTGATTCGAAGAACCAAGGTAATTTCCTTGAAATGGTGAAACTGATAGCTTCTTATGATGAGGAAATTGGTGCTGTAGTGTTGGGTAATGCTCCAGGCAATGCGAAGTACACATCGCCTACAATTCAAAAAGAACTTCTAGGTATCATTGCTTCTAAGGTGCAAAGTGAAATCCGTAAAGAAATAGGAGATGCCAAGTTCTGCTTGCTTGTTGACGAGTCAAGAGATGAATCCAAAAGAGAGCAAATGGCAGTAGTTATTCGTTTTGTTGATAAACCTGGTTTCACTCGTGAGCGTTTTCTTGATATTGTTCATGTTGCTGATACATCTTCGGCTACTCTAAAAGAAGAGATATCATCTGTTTTGGTTCAACATCAGTTAGATGTGAACAATATTCGCGGTCAAGGGTACGATGGTGCTAGTAACATGCGTGGAGAGTGGAATGGACTACAAGCAAAGTTCATGGAGGAGTGTCCTTATGCATATTATATCCATTGTTTTGCTCATCAGTTGCAGCTAGCTCTTGTTGCTGCATCAAAAGAAGTAGCTGATGTTCACAACTTTTTTGATCATCTTGCTCTTGTTATCAATACGGTTGTGTCTTCTAGTAAGAGACATGATGAGTTGCAAGCAAATCAAGTTGCTGAAATGGAGCATTTgattgagctcggtgagcttgaaACTGGAAGTGGGGCTAATCAAGTCGGAACTTTACAACGGCCTTGTGATACTAGGTGGAGTTCACACTATGCTTCTGTTTGCAGCCTTGTGAAATTGTACAAACCAACATTTTTGGTACTTAAAAGCATTGCAACTGCTAAAGGATCTGGTACTTCACCTTCCGCACGAGCAAAGGCTTCTGGTGCTGTTAAGTTGATGATGTCTTTTGACTTCATATTTATTCTGCATGTCATGAAAGAACTTATGGGAATCACGGACATGCTATGCAAAAAGTTGCAACAAAAGTCTCAAGATATTGTGAATGCCATGGATGATGTTAAGACTACCAAAATGTTGATCCAGGAGCTAAGAGATAATGGTTGGAACAAGCTTAAAGCTGACGTGCTTTCATTCTGTACCAAACATGGAGTTCAAACACCACATTTCAGTGAGTTATATGTGGATTTCATTAATTCTCGTGCGGAGGATGAGACTACAGTTGAGCACCATTATCGCTGTGACATTTTCATGGTTGCTGTTGATCAGCAAGCACAAGAGCTGAATTGTAGATTCAACAAACAAGCTACAGAGCTTCTCATCCTGTGTACTTCCTTGGACCCAAAAGATTCATTCCGTTCATTTAACATTGATAATATATGTTCTCTGGCTTCAAAGTTCTATCCTGCTGATTTTAAAGAACAAGAAATGAATAATCTAAGATGTCAGTTACGACATTACGAGAATGTTGTACCCACAAGCCCAAAGTTTCAGAATTTGACAACTATATCAGAACTTTGTCAACGACTTGCATCTAGTGGAAAATCAGATGAATATTACTTGATTGACAG ACTCATTCGGCTTGTTCTTACTTTACCGGTTTCAACGGCAACTACAGAACGTGCATTTTCTGCCATGAAACTTGTGAAGACAAGGCTTCGGAATAAAATGGAAGATGGATTTCTAAGGGACTGCTTGCTAATTTATATTGAAAAGGAGATTGCTGTTGGAATATCAACAGATGCAATTATAGATGAGTTCGATGAACCACCACGTCGAGTGCCATTTAGTTGA